From Camelina sativa cultivar DH55 chromosome 7, Cs, whole genome shotgun sequence, one genomic window encodes:
- the LOC104701286 gene encoding glycerophosphodiester phosphodiesterase GDPDL1-like codes for MSSSSQGNKKIIGLQASWRLCCGIVLILLFAAQIDAQRSTSRFIYLPGDAPRVIARGGFSGLLPDSSLDAYNLAIQTSVADVVLWCDVQLTKDGVGICFPDLNMANASTVQNVYPNGQKSYPVNGVSTQGWFTIAFSLRDLQNVSLIRGILSRTDKFDGNGYTIPTIQNVTEQIKPQGGLWLHVQHDAFYEQHNLSMSSFLVSVSRTVSIDFISSPEVNFFKKITGHFKRNGPSFVFQFLGKEDFEPTTNRTYGSILSNLAFVKTFASKILVPKSYIFPLDDNQYLLPPTSLVQDAHKAGLEVYVSGFANDNDLAYNYSYDPVSEYLSFVDNGDFSVDGVISDFPMTASASIDCFSHIDRNATKQVDFLIISKNGASGDFPGCTNLAYEKAIKDGADVIDCSVQMSSDGTPFCLSSINLKDSTMVTLSPFMNRATIIPEFSSVDGIYTFSLTWPEIKNLTPATSSPYKNDNMFRHPKERNSGNLISLFEVLNLAKNSTSLSGVLINVENTAYLRVEQGLDVVKAVLDTLIEAGYNNGTTTSKAIIQSTDSSVLLDFKKQSKYKTVYKIQECIRDISDYGIEKIKEFANAVVINKASVFPDSDSFLTGQTNVVERLQKSKLPVYVGLFQNEFVSQPYDFFADATVEINTYISLVGINGIITEFPFTAARYKTNRCLGRKETPPYMEPVKPRALLAFMSPQSLPPAEAPNLIITDADVIEPPLPPITEKAPTLLPGASTVAPGAPSTNAQAPSGQIRLTISLVLFVFFPFSSTYLILSPLCS; via the exons ATGAGTTCATCCTCTCAAggcaataaaaaaattatagggTTACAAGCTTCATGGCGTTTATGTTGTGGTATTGTTCTGATTCTGCTGTTCGCTGCTCAAATCGATGCTCAGAGATCTAC ATcacgttttatttatttaccagGTGATGCTCCACGTGTGATTGCTCGTGGTGGGTTTTCTGGATTGTTACCAGATTCGAGTCTTGATGCTTATAATCTTGCAATCCAGACAAGTGTAGCCGATGTTGTTCTATGGTGTGATGTTCAGCTAACCAAAGATGGAGTTGGGATTTGCTTCCCCGATTTAAATATGGCCAATGCTTCAACTGTTCAAAATGTTTACCCAAATGGTCAAAAATCTTACCCGGTTAATGGAGTCAGTACTCAGGGTTGGTTCACCATTGCTTTCTCCTTGAGAGATCTCCAGAATGTTTCCT TGATTCGAGGAATATTATCGCGAACAGATAAATTCGATGGAAATGGATATACGATTCCCACAATTCAAAATGTAACCGAGCAAATTAAGCCACAAGGAGGTTTGTGGTTGCATGTTCAGCACGATGCATTCTACGAGCAACACAATTTAAGCATGAGCAGTTTTCTAGTATCAGTTTCAAGAACTGTTTCCATTGACTTCATCTCTTCTCCTGAAGTGAATTTCTTTAAGAAAATTACTGGCCATTTCAAGCGGAATGGACCGAGTTTTGTGTTTCAGTTTCTTGGGAAAGAAGATTTCGAGCCGACAACAAACCGAACCTACGGTTCTATATTGAGTAACTTAGCTTTTGTCAAGACGTTTGCTTCAAAGATTCTTGTTCCCAAGTCTTACATATTTCCACTCGATGACAATCAGTACTTGCTTCCTCCTACATCATTAGTTCAAGATGCTCACAAAGCAGGATTAGAAGTATATGTGTCAGGTTTCGCAAATGATAATGATCTCGCTTATAACTATAGTTACGATCCAGTGTCTGAGTATCTATCTTTTGTGGACAATGGTGATTTCTCAGTGGATGGTGTGATCTCTGATTTTCCCATGACTGCATCTGCATCAATTG ACTGCTTCTCCCACATTGACAGAAACGCTACAAAACAAG TGGATTTtctaattatatcaaaaaatggTGCGAGTGGGGACTTTCCTGGATGTACAAACTTGGCATATGAGAAGGCTATCAAAGATGGTGCTGATGTTATTGATTGCTCGGTCCAAATGTCCAGCGACGGTACACCCTTTTGCTTAAGTTCAATAAATCTCAAGGACAGCACAATGGTCACCCTATCTCCCTTTATGAACCGTGCCACAATTATTCCTGAGTTTAGTTCAGTTGATGGAATATACACTTTTAGTCTCACATGGCCAGAGATCAAGAATTTGACTC CTGCTACTTCAAGCCCCTACAAGAACGACAATATGTTTAGACATCCTAAAGAGAGAAATTCGGGAAACCTTATTTCCCTTTTTGAAGTCCTAAACTTGGCAAAAAACTCCACTTCTCTCTCTGGTGTCTTGATCAATGTAGAG AATACAGCATACTTGAGAGTCGAGCAAGGACTCGATGTGGTTAAAGCGGTTCTCGATACACTCATAGAAGCTGGTTACAACAAtggaacaacaacatcaaaggCTATTATTCAGTCTACGGACAGCTCGGTTCTACTTGACTTCAAGAAGCAGAGCAAGTACAAGACTGTTTACAAAATTCAAGAATGCATCCGCGATATAAGCGATTATGGTatcgaaaaaataaaagaattcgCTAACGCTGTTGTCATAAACAAAGCATCAGTCTTTCCTGACTCTGATTCGTTTCTCACTGGGCAAACCAATGTTGTGGAGAGGTTGCAGAAGTCTAAGCTCCCGGTTTATGTGGGACTATTTCAGAATGAATTTGTCTCTCAACCATATGACTTCTTCGCTGATGCAACTGTTGAGATAAACACATACATCTCTTTAGTCGGTATCAATGGAATCATCACCGAGTTCCCTTTCACTGCTGCAAGATACAAAA CGAATCGATGTTTGGGAAGAAAAGAAACGCCACCTTACATGGAACCTGTTAAACCCAGAGCCCTCTTAGCCTTTATGAGTCCTCAGTCCTTACCTCCAGCCGAAGCTCCAAACCTAATTATCACAGATGCTGATGTCATTGAGCCACCACTGCCTCCAATTACAGAAAAAGCCCCAACCTTACTTCCAGGAGCCTCAACCGTAGCGCCAGGAGCCCCATCAACCAATGCACAAGCACCTAGCGGACAAATCCGACTCACTATATCTCTTGTCCTCTTTGtctttttccctttctcttctACTTATTTGATCTTATCTCCTCTCTGTTCATAA